The DNA region GGTCAACTTCGGCGACGCGCTCATCGTCGGGTTCGTCCTGGGACTGTTCGCCGTGGCCACCCAGCGCTCGCGGAAGCTGCTGACGCTGCACCTCATCGCGTTCGGCGCCCTGTTCCTGCTCGCGCCCGGCAGCATGTACGAGCCCCAGGAGCTGAGCCTCCTCAGCGGCATCCTGCAGTACAAGATCATCGGCCTCGTCCTGCTGGTCGTCTCGCCGGTCCTCTACACGACCGCCCAGAAGTAAGCCCCTCTCCGTTCTCGTCGAGTCCCCGCCCGCGACGCGCCGACGGCGAGCAGCGGCGTCACTCGATCTTGCCGAGCGCGGTGAAGAAATCGAGCGGCGGGCCGGCGATCCGGACCGGACGGGCCGCGCGTTCGAGCGTCACCTCCGCGGGTACGTCGAGCTCCCGGCGGGCGCGACCGTCGCTGACGACGAAGCCGCCGTCGGCGTCGTCGACCCGGACCGTGACCGTGCTGTCGATGTCGACCGCCAGCGGCGGCATCGACTCCGCGCCGCACATCTCCGTGAGCACGAGCGTCGACACGTTCGGGTGGACCAGCGGGCCGCCCTCGCTGAGGTTGTACGCGGTCGAGCCGGTCGGCGTCGCCAGCAGGATCCCGTCGGCGTGGCCGCTGGTGTACAGCGAGCCGTCGACGCGCACCTCAAGGGCGGCGCCGCCGCCGTGACCCCTGCGCGGCCCCTGGACGACGACCTCGTTGAGCGCCGGCGGCAGCGACCA from Halosimplex halophilum includes:
- a CDS encoding NAD(+)/NADH kinase; this translates as MRVGIVGQRGNRRAAGIVADLYERLVDMGVTVAVDEESADDPAAWPSDHPDPAQLGVPVDELADCDLVVSIGGDGTFLFAARAAGATPIMGVNLGEVGFLNAVPPEDAVAAVTAEVEQYQERGAVDTRDMPRVEASGDGWSLPPALNEVVVQGPRRGHGGGAALEVRVDGSLYTSGHADGILLATPTGSTAYNLSEGGPLVHPNVSTLVLTEMCGAESMPPLAVDIDSTVTVRVDDADGGFVVSDGRARRELDVPAEVTLERAARPVRIAGPPLDFFTALGKIE